The following are encoded in a window of Phaseolus vulgaris cultivar G19833 chromosome 3, P. vulgaris v2.0, whole genome shotgun sequence genomic DNA:
- the LOC137839287 gene encoding uncharacterized protein, with protein sequence MPEGSDRKEGMPFYLGAFLAVALEWRAQARNAALQTQTLQALETRVAALEEERKILGRQNETYQTTLKQAQESKVEAEKQLAEAVELQADFYAREIALKVQVMSLQDIVEAYEEVQKDLKDRCCEQADKMERMEGEMATQAKAMGLLQVDYDKLQVEVSRLRVEKEALEKQIAYGDATVEELEKDKKTLIQDMAGTFEEGF encoded by the coding sequence ATGCCAGAGggctccgacaggaaggagggcatgcctttctacttgggggccttcttggctgtggcccttgaatggcgcgcccaggccagaaacgctgctttgcaaacccaaaccctccaggccttggaaacaagggtagctgCCCTGGAGGAAGAAAGGAAGATTCTGGGACGCCAAaacgaaacttaccaaaccaccctgaagcaggcgcaagagtccaaagtaGAAGCTGAaaaacaactggcagaggcggtgGAGCTCCAGGCCGACTTCTACGCTCGGGAAATCGCCCTCAAAGTTCAGGTAATGAGCCTTCAAGACATAGTCGAAGCTTAcgaagaagttcaaaaggacttgaaggaccgcTGCTGTGAGCAAGCTGACAaaatggagcggatggagggggaaatggctacccaagccaaagctatgggccttctccaggttgactacgacaaactgcaggtcgaggtcagccgactccgtgtggagaaggaggctttggagaagcagatAGCTTATGGGGACGCCACCGTTGAGGAgttagagaaggacaaaaagaccctcatccaagacatggcgggcactttcgaggagggattctag